In the Methylomonas rhizoryzae genome, one interval contains:
- the greA gene encoding transcription elongation factor GreA, with product MNKVPLTVAGANKLRAELEELKTVTRPRIIQAIADAREHGDLKENAEYHAAREQQSFAEGRIAEIESKLSNANIIDVTKTDAGGKVVFGATVKIEDLDSGKQVSYQIVGEDEANIKEGRISVGSPIARALIGKEEGDTVIVKAPGGDIEYEIISVEYL from the coding sequence CGAGTTGGAAGAGCTTAAAACGGTGACTAGACCCCGTATCATTCAAGCCATCGCGGACGCCCGCGAGCACGGGGATTTGAAAGAAAATGCCGAATACCACGCTGCGCGTGAACAACAAAGCTTTGCGGAAGGCCGAATCGCCGAAATCGAAAGCAAATTGTCGAACGCCAACATCATTGACGTTACCAAGACCGACGCCGGCGGCAAAGTCGTATTCGGCGCGACCGTCAAAATAGAAGATTTGGATTCCGGTAAACAAGTAAGCTACCAGATCGTCGGCGAGGATGAAGCCAATATCAAGGAAGGCCGTATTTCTGTCGGATCGCCTATCGCCAGAGCCCTGATCGGTAAAGAAGAGGGTGATACGGTAATCGTCAAAGCCCCCGGTGGCGACATCGAATACGAAATTATCTCGGTAGAATATCTATAA
- the yhbY gene encoding ribosome assembly RNA-binding protein YhbY: protein MDPIQRKKLKAQAHTLKPVVIVGQAGLTPAVVKEINAALDAHELIKIRIRAERDERAEIAEQAIADTGADWVQSIGQIVVLYRKNPKKK, encoded by the coding sequence GTGGACCCTATCCAAAGAAAAAAATTGAAAGCGCAAGCTCATACGCTCAAACCGGTAGTGATCGTCGGCCAAGCCGGCTTGACGCCTGCAGTCGTCAAAGAAATCAATGCAGCTTTAGACGCCCACGAATTGATCAAAATCAGGATTCGGGCTGAACGCGACGAGCGGGCCGAAATCGCAGAGCAGGCTATCGCCGACACAGGCGCTGACTGGGTGCAATCGATTGGCCAAATCGTGGTTCTGTATAGAAAAAATCCCAAGAAAAAATAA
- the rlmE gene encoding 23S rRNA (uridine(2552)-2'-O)-methyltransferase RlmE: MARSKSSQQWMQEHFHDEYVKKAQAMGYRSRAVFKLSEIQEKDKIIRPGINVVDLGAAPGGWSEYVRKLLGKNDKIVALDLLEIEPIAGVDFIRGDFRDDDVLQKLYEILADQPVHLLLSDMAPNMSGNKETDQPRSIYLGELALDAAQQLLAPGGTLLIKMFQGEGFDAYMQEVKRNFKSTVIRKPKASRPRSNEVYILAKGFK, from the coding sequence ATGGCACGTAGCAAAAGTAGCCAGCAATGGATGCAGGAACATTTTCACGACGAATACGTCAAAAAAGCCCAAGCAATGGGTTACCGTTCGCGAGCGGTATTCAAACTCAGCGAAATTCAGGAAAAGGATAAAATTATCCGGCCGGGTATCAATGTGGTCGATTTGGGGGCCGCGCCCGGCGGCTGGTCCGAATATGTTAGAAAACTTTTAGGAAAAAACGACAAGATTGTCGCGCTGGATTTATTGGAGATAGAACCTATCGCCGGAGTCGACTTCATCCGCGGCGATTTTCGCGACGACGACGTGCTGCAAAAACTTTACGAAATTCTTGCCGATCAGCCCGTGCACTTGTTATTGTCGGACATGGCCCCCAATATGAGCGGTAACAAGGAAACCGATCAGCCGCGCAGCATTTATCTGGGGGAACTTGCACTCGATGCCGCCCAACAACTATTGGCTCCCGGCGGCACCTTACTAATCAAAATGTTTCAAGGGGAAGGATTCGATGCCTATATGCAGGAAGTGAAACGCAATTTTAAATCTACAGTTATTCGCAAGCCGAAAGCCTCGCGTCCCAGAAGCAACGAAGTCTACATTTTGGCGAAAGGTTTTAAATAG
- the ftsH gene encoding ATP-dependent zinc metalloprotease FtsH, producing the protein MLKNLVLWVVIAVVLMAIFNNFGARSMRSDATLSYSQLIDAVKAGQVQQVAINDNTVRGRMQSGEKFKTYMPNDPHLIDDLLANNVEIVVQPPEEPSMLMQIFVSFGPILLLIAVWVFFMRQMQGGGVGGRGGAMGFGKSKARMLDQDQNKVTFADVAGCDEAKEEVEEMVDFLKDPSKYQKLGGKVPRGALMVGPPGTGKTLLARAIAGEAKVPFFTISGSDFVEMFVGVGASRVRDMFEQAKKHAPCIIFIDEIDAVGRSRGAGLGGGNDEREQTLNQLLVEMDGFEGHEGIIVIAATNRADVLDKALLRPGRFDRQVVVGLPDVRGREQILNVHLKKVPVADDVKVKYIAQGTPGFSGADLANLVNEAALFAARFNKRLVSMADLEKAKDKLIMGAERRSMVMDEKEKRMTAYHEAGHAIVGRIVPEHDPVYKVSIMPRGRALGITMFLPERDQYSASKCKLDSMISSLYGGRIAEELIFGWEQVSTGASNDIERATELARNMVTKWGLSQRLGPLAYSEEEGEIFLGRSVTQHKSVAEETAHTIDEEIRSIIDRNYERAENILKENEDILHAMSEALIKYETIDKDQIDDLMNRRPVREPKGWDDTPTPPFNKNAEAEPWGKGADQPSIGGTAEQG; encoded by the coding sequence ATGTTAAAAAATTTAGTGCTGTGGGTTGTCATCGCAGTAGTGTTGATGGCGATTTTCAACAATTTCGGCGCCAGGTCGATGCGTAGCGACGCGACTTTATCGTATTCGCAACTGATAGACGCAGTTAAGGCCGGTCAAGTGCAGCAAGTAGCGATTAACGACAACACCGTGCGCGGCAGAATGCAGTCCGGCGAGAAGTTTAAAACCTACATGCCGAACGATCCGCATTTGATTGACGACTTGCTGGCCAACAACGTTGAAATCGTCGTGCAGCCGCCCGAAGAGCCGTCGATGCTGATGCAGATTTTCGTGTCTTTCGGACCGATTTTGCTGTTGATTGCGGTGTGGGTGTTTTTCATGCGGCAGATGCAAGGCGGCGGCGTTGGCGGGCGCGGCGGGGCGATGGGTTTCGGCAAGAGCAAGGCTCGCATGTTGGATCAGGATCAGAACAAGGTGACCTTTGCCGATGTTGCCGGTTGCGACGAAGCCAAGGAAGAAGTCGAAGAAATGGTCGACTTTTTGAAAGATCCGTCCAAATACCAAAAGCTGGGTGGCAAAGTACCGCGCGGAGCATTGATGGTCGGTCCTCCGGGTACCGGCAAAACCTTGCTGGCGCGGGCTATCGCCGGCGAAGCGAAAGTGCCGTTTTTTACCATTTCGGGTTCGGATTTTGTGGAAATGTTCGTCGGGGTCGGTGCTTCCAGGGTGCGTGACATGTTCGAACAAGCCAAAAAGCACGCACCTTGCATCATTTTTATCGACGAGATTGACGCCGTCGGCCGCTCGCGCGGTGCGGGCTTGGGTGGCGGTAACGACGAACGCGAACAAACCCTCAACCAATTGTTGGTGGAAATGGACGGTTTCGAAGGTCACGAGGGCATCATCGTGATCGCGGCGACCAACCGTGCCGACGTGCTGGATAAAGCCTTATTGCGCCCCGGACGCTTCGACCGTCAAGTCGTGGTCGGTTTGCCGGATGTCAGAGGTCGCGAACAAATTCTGAACGTGCACTTGAAAAAAGTGCCGGTCGCGGACGATGTGAAAGTCAAATATATCGCACAAGGTACACCCGGTTTTTCCGGCGCCGATTTAGCCAACCTGGTTAACGAGGCGGCTTTGTTTGCGGCACGCTTCAACAAGCGCTTAGTCAGCATGGCCGATTTGGAAAAAGCCAAAGACAAATTGATCATGGGTGCCGAACGCCGTTCGATGGTGATGGACGAAAAAGAAAAGCGCATGACCGCTTATCACGAAGCCGGCCACGCCATCGTCGGTCGTATCGTCCCCGAACACGATCCGGTGTACAAAGTCAGCATCATGCCGCGTGGCCGAGCACTGGGTATTACCATGTTCTTGCCGGAACGCGACCAATACAGCGCCAGCAAATGCAAGCTGGACAGCATGATTTCCAGTTTGTACGGCGGACGGATTGCCGAAGAACTGATTTTCGGCTGGGAACAAGTCTCCACCGGCGCTTCCAACGATATCGAGCGTGCGACCGAGCTTGCCCGCAACATGGTAACGAAATGGGGCTTGTCGCAACGGTTAGGACCTTTGGCGTACAGCGAAGAAGAAGGTGAAATCTTTTTAGGTCGTTCCGTTACCCAACATAAATCGGTCGCGGAGGAAACCGCGCACACAATAGACGAAGAAATTCGGTCTATTATTGATCGGAATTACGAGCGTGCTGAAAATATCCTGAAAGAAAACGAAGATATATTGCACGCAATGTCCGAAGCGCTGATCAAGTACGAAACCATAGACAAAGATCAAATCGACGACTTGATGAATCGGCGTCCGGTGCGCGAACCCAAAGGCTGGGACGACACTCCGACGCCGCCGTTCAACAAGAATGCCGAGGCGGAACCTTGGGGTAAAGGTGCCGATCAGCCTTCGATAGGAGGGACTGCCGAGCAAGGTTAA
- the glmM gene encoding phosphoglucosamine mutase produces MAKKYFGTDGIRGKVGQYPITPDFMLKLGWATGRVFAKEGSGFVLVGKDTRISGYMFESALEAGLSAAGVDTRMIGPMPTPGIAYLTRTLRAKAGIVISASHNPYYDNGIKFFSVDGTKLPDELEQEIEHYIDAPMTTVESSKLGKVKRITDAAGRYIEFCKSTVPASLAFKGLRIVIDCANGATYHIAPHVFSEVGAEVVTIGSEPDGLNINDECGATKPEILAAKVLECHADLGIALDGDGDRVIMVDHKGEIVDGDELIYIIAKSFQEKGKLYGPVVGTLMSNLGMEHALKAMGVPLLRANVGDRYVMELLKARGGCLGGEGSGHIICLDKTTTGDGIVAALQVLAEMQFTGKNLHELKSGMKKYPQVLINVRVDKKVNLNEMDGVKKAVAAVEQKLGDKGRVLLRASGTEPLVRVMVEGVDQDDVSQYARQLADDVKQAIAA; encoded by the coding sequence ATGGCGAAAAAATATTTTGGTACCGACGGTATTCGGGGAAAGGTAGGTCAATATCCGATTACGCCGGATTTTATGCTAAAGCTGGGCTGGGCGACGGGGAGGGTGTTTGCGAAAGAAGGTAGCGGTTTCGTGCTGGTGGGTAAGGATACGCGTATCTCGGGCTATATGTTCGAATCCGCGCTGGAAGCCGGCTTATCAGCGGCCGGAGTGGATACCAGAATGATAGGGCCTATGCCGACGCCGGGGATCGCTTATTTAACCCGCACCTTGCGCGCAAAAGCCGGCATCGTGATCAGTGCTTCTCACAATCCTTACTACGATAACGGCATCAAATTTTTTTCGGTCGACGGCACCAAATTGCCGGACGAATTGGAACAGGAAATCGAGCATTACATCGACGCACCGATGACGACGGTCGAATCGTCAAAACTCGGTAAAGTGAAGCGCATCACCGATGCCGCCGGGCGCTATATCGAATTTTGTAAATCTACGGTTCCGGCTTCGCTGGCCTTCAAAGGCCTTCGCATTGTCATCGATTGTGCAAACGGGGCGACCTACCATATCGCGCCGCACGTATTCAGCGAAGTCGGCGCGGAGGTAGTCACGATAGGCTCGGAACCGGACGGGCTGAATATTAATGACGAATGCGGTGCTACCAAGCCCGAAATATTGGCGGCAAAAGTGTTGGAATGTCACGCTGATTTGGGTATTGCGTTGGACGGCGACGGCGACAGAGTAATCATGGTCGACCACAAAGGCGAAATTGTCGACGGCGACGAATTGATATACATCATTGCCAAATCGTTTCAGGAGAAGGGTAAATTGTACGGCCCGGTAGTCGGTACTCTGATGTCGAATTTAGGCATGGAGCATGCGTTAAAAGCAATGGGCGTGCCGCTACTCAGAGCGAATGTCGGCGACCGTTACGTGATGGAATTACTAAAAGCGCGCGGCGGTTGTTTGGGCGGGGAAGGATCCGGACATATCATTTGTTTGGACAAAACCACCACCGGCGACGGTATTGTTGCCGCGTTGCAAGTATTGGCGGAAATGCAATTTACCGGCAAAAATCTGCACGAGTTGAAATCCGGTATGAAAAAATATCCACAAGTGCTGATCAACGTCCGGGTCGATAAAAAAGTCAATTTAAACGAGATGGATGGGGTCAAAAAAGCCGTGGCGGCGGTCGAGCAAAAGCTTGGCGATAAAGGCCGGGTGCTGCTGCGCGCTTCCGGCACCGAGCCTCTGGTTAGAGTCATGGTGGAAGGCGTAGACCAGGACGATGTTAGTCAATACGCCAGACAATTGGCCGACGATGTCAAGCAGGCAATCGC